The following proteins are co-located in the Macadamia integrifolia cultivar HAES 741 chromosome 3, SCU_Mint_v3, whole genome shotgun sequence genome:
- the LOC122072894 gene encoding disease resistance protein RPP5-like — MTGLRSLRKLMISYCENLEYAGVEGLMHLELLEFKGCDKLKSLGVKKGTNQEEHQVGSSRDEQMNNIPNLRSAKMWIESCDRLTTLPEKLLQSLTTLHIENCANRMVLTTGLENLSLLHHLQIEICPNLKKLPEDIGHLSSLQHFSIRECPKLESLSEEMQHWKSLQKLSIVGCAYLWALPGGIAKLTSLKELEINGCDSLISFPDEMKELMSLQKLKIEHCSNLRALPDGLANLSLLEVLEISSCNRLKSLPGGMQHLASLDTLKIKGCDNLEKLPEELGKPSTLRVLAIIGCPNLEVLPEGLRNLQNLRLLEISDCSNLTTLPEGLGDLSSLRSLYIQRCLKLTSFLENLQQMTSLQVLWLIECPKLKDLSTGLGFLSALEKLTIWGCHNLIKLFPGEDFLGIQALNSLKELIISNCSKLQTLPYGLENLPSLRVLVIWKCSELESFENVVIELKERKLRKLNIRDCPYLETINDAS; from the coding sequence ATGACAGGCTTGAGATCTCTTCGGAAATTGATGATTTCATATTGTGAAAATCTGGAGTATGCAGGAGTTGAGGGTCTCATGCACTTGGAGCTTTTGGAATTCAAGGGATGTGATAAGCTGAAATCTCTTGGAGTGAAGAAGGGCACAAATCAGGAAGAGCATCAAGTGGGTTCCTCACGAGATGAACAAATGAACAACATACCCAATCTTCGTAGTGCGAAGATGTGGATCGAAAGTTGTGATCGTCTTACAACTTTACCAGAGAAGCTCTTGCAATCACTGACGACACTGCATATAGAAAATTGTGCAAATCGAATGGTTTTGACAACAGGCTTAGAAAACCTTTCGTTGCTTCATCACTTGCAGATAGAAATTTGTCCAAATCTAAAGAAATTGCCAGAGGACATAggacatctctcatctcttcaaCACTTTTCAATTAGGGAATGCCCTAAGCTTGAGTCTTTATCAGAAGAGATGCAACACTGGAAATCGCTGCAAAAGCTGAGCATAGTTGGTTGTGCATATCTATGGGCTCTACCTGGGGGAATTGCAAAACTTACATCACTTAAAGAATTGGAGATCAATGGATGTGATTCATTGATCTCTTTTCCTGACGAGATGAAAGAATTGATGTCGTTACAAAAGCTGAAGATTGAACATTGTTCAAATTTGAGAGCTCTACCGGACGGCCTCGCCAACCTCTCGTTACTAGAGGTATTGGAAATTTCGAGTTGCAATAGGTTGAAGTCTTTGCCTGGAGGGATGCAACACTTAGCATCACTAGATACATTGAAGATAAAAGGTTGTGATAATCTGGAAAAATTGCCAGAGGAATTGGGGAAACCCTCAACCCTTCGTGTGTTGGCTATAATTGGTTGTCCTAATCTAGAAGTTCTACCTGAGGGATTGAGAAACCTCCAAAACCTCCGTCTATTGGAAATATCTGATTGTTCTAATCTAACCACTCTACCAGAAGGCTTGGGAGACCTCTCATCACTTCGATCTCTGTACATCCAAAGATGCCTTAAATTGACGTCATTCCTGGAAAATTTGCAACAGATGACATCCTTACAAGTACTTTGGTTGATCGAGTGTCCGAAACTAAAAGATTTGTCCACAgggttggggtttctctcagCACTTGAGAAGTTGACCATCTGGGGATGTCATAACCTCATCAAGCTTTTTCCTGGGGAGGACTTCTTGGGGATTCAAGCCCTGAACTCATTAAAAGAGCTGATCATTTCGAATTGTTCAAAACTACAAACCCTTCCATACGGATTGGAGAATCTCCCGTCACTTAGAGTGCTGGTTATTTGGAAGTGCTCTGAATTGGAGTCTTTCGAGAACGTGGTAATAGaactgaaagaaagaaagttaaGAAAACTAAACATAAGAGACTGTCCTTACCTGGAGACCATAAATGATGCGTCTTAA